GGTGGAAGCCCTTCTCCGTCTCCACCACCTGGCCGATGTCCGCCGGAGTCTTCAACCCGAAGGCAGCCTCCGCCAGCGCGGTGCCCCAGTTCTGCGTCAGCTCCTCTCGGCTGCGGAAGCCCAGGTCCCCACCCGAGGACTTGGACACGGGGTCCTGTGACTGCTCGGACGCGGCCAGCTCGAAGGCGCTCTTGGTGGGGCCCGCCTCCTTGCCCTTCAGGTCCGCCAGCAGCTTCGTCGCCGCGGTGCGCGCCTGGGCGCGCTTGGCCGCATCGGCCTGCGGGGCCTCCAAGTAGATGTGGCTGACCCGCACGCGCTCGGGCCGGACGAACTCAGACTGGTGCTCCTCGAAGTACTTGCGCAGCTCCGGCTCGTCGATCTTGCCGGCGGCGGCCTCCTGCTGCTTGCGTAGCAGCTTCTGCACCATCACCTTCTCCACCGTCGCCTTGATCTCGGGGTCGTCCTGCAACCCCTGACGTCGGGCCTCCTGCACCAGCAGCTC
The genomic region above belongs to Myxococcus guangdongensis and contains:
- a CDS encoding peptidylprolyl isomerase, with the protein product MHTRSIRTRVLSAALAVVALSACEGGGAGPAKQEPKDSSPVVAVINDRNLTANEVKAKLDEQPLFVRSRYATLEKKKEFVDNLVRFELLVQEARRQGLQDDPEIKATVEKVMVQKLLRKQQEAAAGKIDEPELRKYFEEHQSEFVRPERVRVSHIYLEAPQADAAKRAQARTAATKLLADLKGKEAGPTKSAFELAASEQSQDPVSKSSGGDLGFRSREELTQNWGTALAEAAFGLKTPADIGQVVETEKGFHLVKLQSRQLGMDLTFEQARPRIEARLMGERRSKAMEGFIDGLKTKAKIEVKDAALEQVKIEGADTKAAEPATAPTAQP